From a region of the Streptococcus ruminantium genome:
- the tmk gene encoding dTMP kinase, with protein sequence MTKGFFITFEGPDGAGKTTVLQELLPALREFGLEVVTTREPGGVAIAEEIRNIILNPANTEMDDKTELLLFIAARRQHLKEKILPPLTQGKLLLIDRFIDSSIAYQGFGRGLDVADINWLNQFATDGLKPDLTLYFDIDTEEGLARIARNANRDVNRLDMEKVDMHKRVRRGYLSILEQEPERFVKIDASQPLEAVIADALAVIKKRLLMR encoded by the coding sequence ATGACAAAAGGTTTTTTTATTACATTTGAAGGTCCAGATGGAGCGGGGAAAACAACTGTTTTGCAGGAACTTCTACCAGCCTTGAGGGAGTTTGGATTAGAAGTGGTTACAACTAGAGAGCCAGGTGGGGTAGCTATTGCAGAGGAAATCCGCAACATTATTCTCAATCCAGCAAATACTGAGATGGATGACAAGACAGAGCTTTTGCTTTTTATAGCTGCTCGTCGTCAGCATTTAAAGGAGAAAATATTACCACCATTGACTCAGGGGAAGTTACTCCTAATCGACCGTTTTATTGACTCATCCATTGCTTATCAAGGATTTGGTCGTGGTTTGGATGTGGCAGATATTAACTGGCTCAATCAGTTTGCAACGGATGGTCTGAAACCTGATTTGACCCTCTATTTTGATATTGATACGGAGGAGGGCTTGGCTCGTATCGCTCGAAATGCAAATCGAGACGTGAACCGCTTGGATATGGAAAAAGTGGATATGCATAAAAGAGTTCGTCGAGGTTATCTGTCGATTTTAGAACAAGAACCAGAGCGGTTTGTTAAAATTGATGCTAGCCAGCCGTTAGAAGCTGTGATTGCAGATGCCCTTGCAGTGATTAAGAAACGGTTGTTAATGAGATAA
- a CDS encoding DNA polymerase III subunit delta' translates to MNIQELKDLQPAVFQRFITTLEQKRLAHAYLFSGAFASFDMALFLSQALFCQEKDGILPCGHCRTCRLIAANEFSDVTIVSPQGNLIKTETVREIVKNFSRSGFESDKQVFIIRDAEKMHANAANSLLKVIEEPQSAIHIFLLTNQEEAVLPTIKSRTQIIGFPKNLPALERMLEAEGLLKTQASLLAQLTSSHEEVKKLVENKSFLELTVQARKFTDLLLTDANKAYLQVSFLAGLAVEKAEQERLFDLLSLLLAEKMTDALAREKMDAVLEAKKMWQANVSLQNSLEYMTLI, encoded by the coding sequence ATGAATATTCAGGAATTAAAAGACTTGCAACCAGCCGTATTTCAGCGTTTTATTACCACTTTGGAGCAAAAACGTTTGGCTCATGCTTATCTGTTTTCTGGTGCTTTTGCTAGTTTTGATATGGCTCTTTTTCTCAGTCAGGCTCTTTTTTGTCAGGAAAAAGATGGCATCTTACCCTGTGGTCATTGCCGCACCTGCCGCTTGATTGCAGCAAATGAATTTTCAGATGTGACCATTGTGTCTCCTCAGGGAAATCTTATCAAGACAGAAACTGTGCGCGAGATAGTTAAAAATTTTTCTCGGTCAGGTTTTGAGTCTGACAAACAAGTCTTCATCATCCGTGATGCTGAGAAAATGCATGCTAATGCTGCCAATTCGCTCTTAAAAGTGATTGAGGAGCCACAGTCTGCTATCCATATTTTTTTGTTGACCAATCAAGAAGAGGCAGTTCTTCCAACTATTAAGAGTCGGACTCAGATTATTGGTTTTCCTAAAAATCTTCCTGCTCTGGAGAGAATGTTGGAAGCAGAGGGCTTGTTAAAAACGCAGGCCAGTCTTTTGGCTCAGCTTACTTCTAGTCATGAAGAAGTCAAGAAATTAGTAGAAAATAAGAGTTTTTTAGAACTGACAGTTCAGGCTAGAAAATTTACTGATTTGCTTTTGACCGATGCAAACAAAGCTTACCTGCAAGTCAGTTTCTTAGCTGGTCTTGCTGTAGAAAAAGCAGAGCAGGAGCGATTGTTCGACCTCCTCAGCTTGTTATTAGCTGAAAAGATGACGGATGCCTTAGCCCGTGAAAAAATGGATGCGGTCCTTGAGGCAAAAAAAATGTGGCAGGCCAATGTCAGTTTACAGAATAGCCTAGAATATATGACACTCATATAG
- the rsmI gene encoding 16S rRNA (cytidine(1402)-2'-O)-methyltransferase — MKLQKSYKGQTGFGTLYLVPTPIGNLQDMTFRAIQTLKEVDVIAAEDTRNTGLLLKHFEVETRQISFHEHNAHEKIPHLLDLLRSGHSIAQVSDAGLPSISDPGHDLVCAAIEEGVPVVSLPGASAGITALIASGLAPQPHIFYGFLPRKAGQQREFFREKLAYPETQIFYESPYRVVDTLENMLAVYGDRQIAVVRELTKLYEEYQRGKISEILVYLKEHPLKGECLVIVAGADAESPLSIDEVDLKAEVEKEIAGGCKPNQAIKEVAKRYQLKKQEVYDTYHGLG; from the coding sequence ATGAAATTACAAAAATCATACAAGGGGCAGACAGGTTTTGGCACTCTTTATTTGGTTCCGACCCCTATTGGAAATTTACAAGATATGACCTTTCGGGCTATCCAAACTTTAAAAGAGGTCGATGTGATTGCAGCGGAGGATACTAGAAATACCGGACTCTTGCTCAAACATTTTGAAGTTGAGACCAGGCAGATATCCTTCCATGAACATAATGCTCATGAAAAAATTCCTCATTTGCTTGATTTGCTCCGGTCAGGTCACTCTATTGCTCAGGTATCGGATGCTGGCTTACCTTCCATCTCTGATCCTGGTCACGATTTAGTTTGTGCAGCGATTGAAGAAGGCGTCCCCGTTGTATCGCTTCCTGGTGCATCAGCAGGGATTACAGCCTTAATCGCATCTGGACTTGCTCCTCAACCTCATATTTTTTATGGTTTTTTGCCACGAAAAGCAGGGCAGCAAAGAGAGTTTTTCCGTGAAAAGCTAGCCTATCCTGAGACGCAAATCTTTTATGAATCGCCTTATCGAGTGGTGGATACGCTAGAAAATATGTTGGCGGTATATGGAGATCGTCAGATAGCAGTTGTACGTGAATTGACTAAGCTTTATGAAGAGTACCAGCGAGGAAAGATTTCGGAGATTTTGGTCTATTTAAAAGAGCACCCTCTCAAAGGAGAATGCTTGGTGATCGTTGCTGGTGCAGATGCTGAATCGCCCCTATCCATTGATGAGGTGGATTTGAAGGCTGAGGTTGAAAAAGAGATAGCTGGTGGTTGCAAACCAAATCAAGCCATCAAAGAAGTGGCCAAGCGCTATCAACTTAAAAAGCAAGAGGTATATGACACCTACCATGGACTAGGCTAA
- the yabA gene encoding DNA replication initiation control protein YabA, with the protein MDKKEIFDALDDFSQNLLTTLAEVDAIKKHLQGIIDENTALRLENSKLRERLEKEDKTGHKSSNFGKENLENIYEDGFHICTFSYGQRRDNDEPCMFCVELLNRD; encoded by the coding sequence ATGGATAAAAAAGAAATTTTTGATGCTCTGGATGATTTTTCGCAGAATCTTTTGACAACACTGGCAGAAGTAGATGCCATTAAAAAACATTTGCAGGGCATTATTGATGAGAATACAGCCTTGCGTTTGGAAAATTCTAAATTGCGAGAGCGTCTGGAAAAAGAAGATAAAACAGGCCATAAGTCTTCCAACTTTGGTAAGGAAAATTTGGAAAATATCTACGAAGATGGTTTCCATATTTGTACTTTCTCTTACGGACAACGCAGGGATAATGATGAGCCTTGTATGTTCTGTGTTGAATTATTGAATCGAGACTAG